From Eleftheria terrae, the proteins below share one genomic window:
- a CDS encoding transposase: MAHHRHELSDAEWAVLEPLLPPRKTAGRPYGEHRRMLNAMLFRLNTGIGWRDLPERYGPWQTVYSRSRRWCRCGLWDRMLQALQSELDAVGRIQWWL, translated from the coding sequence ATGGCACATCATCGTCATGAACTGTCAGATGCTGAGTGGGCGGTGCTGGAGCCGCTGTTGCCACCGCGCAAGACGGCGGGGCGACCGTACGGGGAGCATCGCAGGATGCTCAATGCCATGCTGTTCCGGCTGAACACCGGTATTGGGTGGCGCGATCTGCCCGAGCGTTACGGCCCGTGGCAGACGGTGTATTCGCGCTCGCGGCGGTGGTGCCGTTGTGGATTGTGGGACCGGATGCTGCAGGCGCTGCAGAGCGAACTGGACGCGGTGGGCCGCATCCAGTGGTGGCTGTGA
- a CDS encoding tlde1 domain-containing protein yields MVWAYEVTTRKLYHNNVLIYSNGYAGRGEHKDKPTSEHISNWGPIPRGKWRINGHTNSKGPLTIVLTPVAGTHTYGRTDFRIHGDSISNPGTASEGCIIVGYNARLAIVNSGDSDLEVVW; encoded by the coding sequence ATGGTCTGGGCTTACGAAGTAACGACAAGAAAGCTGTACCACAATAACGTGCTTATTTATAGCAACGGCTATGCTGGTCGCGGGGAGCATAAAGATAAACCAACCTCCGAACACATCTCCAACTGGGGGCCTATTCCTCGCGGAAAGTGGCGGATTAACGGGCACACCAACAGCAAGGGGCCCCTCACGATTGTTCTCACTCCCGTGGCCGGAACACATACCTACGGAAGGACCGATTTCCGTATCCATGGGGACAGCATCAGCAACCCTGGCACGGCCTCTGAGGGTTGCATCATCGTGGGCTACAACGCACGTCTAGCAATCGTCAACTCTGGCGACAGCGATCTTGAGGTTGTTTGGTGA